ggagagcagtcagtgtgcttaactgctgagccatctctccagctctgaccacagcaactttttttttttttaagatttatttatttatttatttattatgtatacagcatatgtgactgcaggccagaagagggcaccagctctgaccacagcaactcctttttttttttttttttagatttatttgtttatttatttattatgtatacagcatatgtgactgcaggccagaagagggcaccagatctcattacagatggttgtgagccaccatgtaaccactgggaattgaactcaggacctctggaagggcagtcagtgctcttaacctctgagccatctcttcaacccccccacagcaactcttataaaggaaaacatttaatggggctggcttacagttcagaggattagtccattattgtcatggtgggaaacattgagacatgcaggcagacatggtgttgtaGAAGTAGCTGTAAGTTCTATATTTGAAtgaacaggcagcaggaaaagagtgacactgggcgtggcttgagcatctgataCCCCAAATCTCACCcatagtgatacacttcctccaaaaagtccatacctattccaacaaggccaaacctcctaatagtgctactccctacgggcccatgggggccattttcatttaaaccaccaaaacctctttaggttggagtttatATTCTACCAccttctgtggggctggatttgtagataatttcttaaattttgtttcatcatggaatatcttattttctctatctattgtaattgaaagttttgctggatatagcagtctgggctggcatctgttaTCTCTTAGAGCCTGTAGCACATCTGTCAGGCCCTTCTAGCTTTTAGGGTCTTCACTGAAGTTAGGTGTAATTCTAAGATATCTGCCTTTATATGCTACTTGgacttttccccttgcagcttttaatattctctttgttctgtgtgtagtgttttgattattaggtgctgaggggactttcttttctgttccagtCTATTTGGCTTTCTGTGTGCTTTTTGTGTCTTGATAGGCATGTTTGtttttaggttagggaaattttcttctatgattttgttgaaaatattttctgtgcttttgatctgtgtttcttcttcatctacatctattattcttagatttctcttttcatagtgtctcagatttcctggatgttctgTGTCGGGAGTTTTTTTTAGACcactttttaatttacttttttatttttatatgcattggtgtttgacctgcatgtctttgtgagggagttggatccactagaacttgaattacagacagtagtgagctgccatgtggatgctgggaattgaacctgagtcctctggaaaagcaattagtgctcttaactggagagagccatctctccagcccaagttttttagacttaatattttctttgactgaagtaTCCATTTCCTCTTgagtgtcttcagtgcctgagagtctcttctccatctcttgttttctgttggtgaagctttctTTTGAGGTTCCTGTtcgagttcctaaatttttcgtttccagattttcctcagtttggggcttcatttgttctgttttcactttcagattttgaactgttttattcactttcttccactgtttgtgttttcatagatttctctGAGAGATtcatccatttcctctttaaagacctctatcatgtTCATAAAGGCtgctttaaggtctttttcttatatttcaatTATGTCACAGTACTCATGGTGTGCTGTGGTGGGGTTTCTGGGCTCTATTGGAAATGTATTTTCCTGGCTGCTATTGATGGTGTTTTTATGCTgatgtctaggcatctgggattaGGAGATTGTTCTAAGTTCtaatatctggtcttgtctttgttaggtgggtgttttgttgcttggtttctgttgtcctctctggttcttaggagagtatGGTGGCTGTATGTTGTCTGTAGGAAAatcttctgggatcctgatagAGGTGGACACTGGGGGTTCTGGTTAAAATGCATTTCTGgatattgggagctgacacttaggaatggagATGGATTAGGGAGAGTTGAAggggtccacaggagggagaAAAGCTGGGtattccaccaggatctgcttagtcctcTGGGAATGGGGGCAAAGAGTGTTAGAGGCTACAGCAGAAGGTCTATTACAGAGATTggaatgagactgggggattggacttggaagaatggagagagaggtgattatctgcagttagcctacttGCTTCCTTGGTCAGAGTGGCCTGTGTGTTCTCAGGAGTGCCTGcttgagttgggggctgggacaaaGCAATGATTGGCGGGGAGGGAAGTTAGAGGGAAAGATCTGTGTGGTTCACAGGAGATGGGGGAAGAAGGGGCAGGGAGGCTGCAGCTtgtgttctgctgcagagctgggcatgaggagtatggtggtttgaaagaaaatggcccccataggaagtggcactattaggagatgtggccttgatggaggaagtatgtcactgtgggggcaggctttgaggtctcttttgctcaagcttccctcagtgtgacagttagctcacttcctgttgcctgaaagatgtaggactcttagttccagcaccacatctgcctgcaagcCATGCTttctcatcatgatgataatggactgaacctccgaaactgtaagtgactcaccccaattaaatgttttctttataggagttgccatggtcatggtgtctcttcacagcaataaaaatccaaactaaTACAAGGGGGGATTAGATTTGGAAGAGCAGTGTGGTGAAGATCTGCAGATTTTGAGGTATATTTTATTACAGGTCTATGGATCATTGTAATGatgatttattaattgttaaagTCACAGTGACAATAGCAGTTATGCTGACTCGTCAGAAAAGAGGAACAAGAggtataattttccttttttggatAAACTTTTTGTCTTACTAACTACAAACTgaaacttatttttataatttattattcagCCACTAGTGTAAAGATTTAAAGAGACATTAAAGGAGACATCAGGAGGGACATTATGGTGAGAGGACTCTGATGCTTGGTGGACTGCCTGTTTTCTGAGGAAAACACCGAGGGCCACCTTCATCTAGGGGGAAGGGCAGTTTCTGTCTCTTTGCAGAGTTAGATGAACTAGTGATGAGTCCCTTGGGGACGAGCATTCACAGGACCAAGCTTGACTGACAGACGTGGCAGCACAGGCGCCGAGACTTCACCGTGCGCATAGAGTGACTAGCCACCTTGAAACTCTGGAGGACAAGGCAGAAACACAGCAGAAAACGGAGGAGCTAATGGGCCCAAGCCAATGGTCCCATGAAATTTGCTCACACTTTTAGGCCCTGGCAGCTCAGTGAAGCTTGTTCATCTCACAAACACGAAGTGCTCCTTTGGACTAATTATGCTGGTGCTCTGGTGCACTTCCTAGTTTTCTTTCCATGTAAGATTTCACAATGTGCTTTACCTTTGGGCATCAAGAAATATCtcattgaaacacacacacacacacacacacacacacacacacacacacacacacacacacacacacacttggtttttcaaggcaaagttgatctgtgtagccctggctgtcctggaactccctctgtagaccaggttggtcttgaactcagagatcttgcctgcctctacctcccaagtgctgccctGTGAGAATTCTTGAAATATTTGAGAAGACCACATTGtactctttttttcttgattatttaatctgaaaaaacaaaacaaaacaaaacaaaaaaaacccaagaaacaaaaacaacccaccaTTTTAAGATAAAGTTTATTCCTTTAGCAAGCAACAGTCCCTCTTCACCTATTCACCTACCTGGGGTGCCTAGAGGGATCCCCAGTCTGGCCTGTTAGGAACCCAGCAGGCATCCATAGTTCCTTGTCTAACACAAGGTATTAAGGTATATATTGAACTGGGAACTGTAGGCTATTGTAGAGGGGCTTGACCAATGATGGCCAGGACATGAAAGGCTCATTGGATGCTTTTAGAATGCCAAGTGTGCCAACCTGGCTGGGTGATTTAGTGTTACCATCTACTTCTGTGGCATCTGTTCATCTGGAGGGGAAACTAAAAAACTGCTAGGAAGTTGTGTTTTTCTTCATCCATGTTCCATCTCATTGTGTGAATCTGTGTGTCTACACAGATGAGAAAATCCAAGAAGGAAGCCTCATGAAACCCAAACACAAGACTGGGTGTCTCCTCAGTAGAGGAGGGGTCTTCACACCTCACCCTTAGCCCTCTGACCTCCTATCATTCTCCTCAAGGCCAACTTCACCTCCTGGTTCCTCAGAGTGTAGATGAGGGGATTGAGGAAAGGAGTGATGGCTGTGGGGAAGAGAGCAGCTGCCCCATCCAGGACGCTGTGGCTGTCAGGTCTAAGGTAGATGAAGGCACAGGGCACATAGTACACGGTAACAATAGTCACATGGGCTCCACATGTTGAGAAGGCCCTTCGCCGCCCATCAGCTGTGCGGATTCTCAGGATGGCCCGAATGATATAGATGTAGGAGAGGAGGATCAGGGAGAAACAACTGGCAACTACCACTCCAATGTCTACAAAGGTCACCAACTCATTGACTGTGGTATCTGCACAGGCTAGCTTCAAAACTGCAGGGATGTCACAGAAGAAGTAATCTACCTGGTTGGGACCACAGTAGGGCAAACGGAAGGTTAGAATGGCCTGGATTGCTCCATGGATTGAGCCAGCCACCCAAGCCCCAGCCACCAGCAAGGTACTCAGCTTAGCAGACATGAGTACTGGGTAACGCAGAGGTTGACATATTGCCAGGTACCTGTCATAGGCCATTGTGGTGTAGAGGAAACACTGAGAGCTTCCTAAAAAATGATAGAAGTAAAGCTGAGCCACACAGCCCCCAAATGGGATGGGCTTCACACCTGGAGTGAAGTTCATCATGAGGCGGGGGACGATAATGGTAGAGATGCCCATGTCGATGATGGAGAGAGTCCCAAGGAAGATATACATGGGGCGTGCATGGAGCTGTGTGTCTGCACAGACTGTGGTCAGGATGAGCAGGTTCCCCAGCTGGGTCAGGATGTAGATTAGCAAAAAGAACACAAAGAGGAAGGTCCTTAGCCTGGGAGGGTGGGGAACTCCTGTCAGGATGAACTCAGTCAAGAGTGTGTAGTTGAGTCTTTCCATCTTAGGGAGATATGTTACCTAGGGAATGGACAAGCGGGCATTAGCATAGACGACATGAAAGTGAAGGGGACTGAGGAAGGAAATGGGAGCCTGGGTTGGTGGTGGGGAAGTTCTGTGGAGATGTCACCCACATGAAGCTCCTGGGCACAGAGCTGTGCTCATCTCTCTCCTTTTGCAGTATTGAGTACTCCCACATGCTAGCAATCACATTACTGCTGAACCgtatctttctttccattttgttctctTCCAGTGAACAAATGGTGGCAGTGAATCTTTATTAAAAAGCCACACAcatctaaaaacatttaaaagccaGGAGTGATAGTTCATGTttacctttatttccagcacttgaatggtagaggcaggaggatgaggagttgaAGATCATCCCCAGGCACATAATGAGTCTGAGCTAGCCTGAGGtagctgagaaaaaaagaaaagaaagccagccAACGAACACAGGTAAACAGTGGCAGCTGCACTTCAGAAAGGGAACACTTTGCCGTTCCAGATGTGAAGTTACAGATTCTGGCCCCTCCACTCGCTCTCCAACCTCTAAGAGCCAAGCGTGAGCTATACTGCCGTCTGAGTTCTGTGGTACATTCCTGACTAGGCCTTCAGCACAGTTTGGCTAAGTGTGCTCAGGTGACAGTTCTGGTCTGGGTGTCACTGGTATTCTAGCCTTTTGGGGCTCCTGCGTCATAGTGTTTATGTGTTTACAACTAGAAGACTTAGTCATGCCTTCCCCTGGTTAAGACTGGCAAATCATTTGGCACCATTCAAGAACTCAAGAGAATGATAAACCAAAGAAACAGTTTATCAGTTCATGGTAAGATAGCGTATTCCGATGGCTGAGATGGCGAGTCTACTTCCAGAGCACTTACTTGGTCATTATTAGAAATCAAGTTAGgaactgtatgtatatttcttcattttgaatgggagcaaagggattttttttgttttgttttgtgttttagagacagggtttctctgtgttgcagctttggctgtcctggaactcactctgtagcccaggctggcctcaagctcacagagatctgcctgcctctgcctcctgagtgctgtggttaaaggtgtgtgccactatggccTGGCTGGGGAGCAAACAGAATTTGACAGAGCATATTTAACCTGGGCTGTTCCAGTTCCGAGAATCTTTATCTAAGGGATACTTCCACGTTCGCTTCAGATGCACGGTCTTTGCCTTTAGGTAGTAGTGAGGATATATTGATGGGGTTTCATTCCATTTTCTTCCCGAGTCTGTGTCTCTCTCAGAGTAGATTGCCTTCACTTCCCTGCCACATATTTCCATAAATTCTTACTTTTCATACCATTTTGTTGTATATATTAAGGAatgttat
The nucleotide sequence above comes from Peromyscus maniculatus bairdii isolate BWxNUB_F1_BW_parent chromosome 9, HU_Pman_BW_mat_3.1, whole genome shotgun sequence. Encoded proteins:
- the LOC102919449 gene encoding olfactory receptor 10G3 translates to MERLNYTLLTEFILTGVPHPPRLRTFLFVFFLLIYILTQLGNLLILTTVCADTQLHARPMYIFLGTLSIIDMGISTIIVPRLMMNFTPGVKPIPFGGCVAQLYFYHFLGSSQCFLYTTMAYDRYLAICQPLRYPVLMSAKLSTLLVAGAWVAGSIHGAIQAILTFRLPYCGPNQVDYFFCDIPAVLKLACADTTVNELVTFVDIGVVVASCFSLILLSYIYIIRAILRIRTADGRRRAFSTCGAHVTIVTVYYVPCAFIYLRPDSHSVLDGAAALFPTAITPFLNPLIYTLRNQEVKLALRRMIGGQRAKGEV